A stretch of the Capsicum annuum cultivar UCD-10X-F1 chromosome 10, UCD10Xv1.1, whole genome shotgun sequence genome encodes the following:
- the LOC107845163 gene encoding transcription factor ORG2, whose translation MLTISSPMFSTNDNFNWLLDDPISQQLNINPIETFHSSSSSSQKNLHHCDSIKFDQNNINGNDHNQPDQAVKKLNHNASERDRRKKINDLYFSLRSLLPASDHTKKLSIPSTISRILKYIPELQSEVERLIQKKEEFTSRTISNREKSNDFNKQKRIIRGGIENSSLVISASEVGNKEIVIQISTLKNNKGSIGEAISILEDEGLFLLNATSFETFEDRVFYTLHFQVEGTMVVEVDMLRDKLSSYFEKEDIL comes from the exons ATGCTAACCATTTCTTCTCCTAtgttttcaactaatgataatttTAATTGGCTTTTGGATGATCCAATAAGCCAACAATTAAACATTAATCCCATAGAAActtttcattcatcatcttcatcatcacaaAAAAATCTTCACCATTGTGATTCGATTAAATTTGATCAGAATAATATCAACGGTAATGATCATAACCAACCTGATCAGGCGGTAAAGAAGCTTAATCATAATGCAAGTGAACGTGatcgtagaaagaaaatcaacgaCTTATATTTTTCTCTTCGTTCTTTACTTCCTGCTTCTGATCACACG AAAAAGCTTAGTATTCCATCAACAATATCAAGAATTCTCAAGTACATACCAGAGTTACAAAGTGAAGTGGAAAGATTGattcaaaagaaagaagaatttacATCAAGAACTATTTCCAATAGAGAAAAATCAAATGATTTTAACAAGCAAAAGAGAATAATAAGAGGTGGAATTGAGAATTCTTCACTAGTAATTTCAGCGAGTGAAGTTGGTAATAAAGAAATAGTGATACAAATATCAACTTTGAAGAACAATAAGGGTTCAATTGGTGAGGCTATTTCAATATTAGAAGATGAAGGACTTTTTCTACTAAATgcaacttcttttgaaacttttgAAGATAGGGTATTCTATACCTTGCATTTTCAG GTTGAAGGAACTATGGTGGTTGAGGTTGACATGTTAAGAGacaaactttcatcttattttgaGAAGGAAGACATTTTATAA
- the LOC107843881 gene encoding IAA-amino acid hydrolase ILR1-like 6 isoform X2 produces the protein MIIYLLERSSFSKLSFMTESDLKSIYFNSKSTSINLTYYMLHQEKADSDDSDILKTLNPPLPSCSLSHTHSHTLLLLHLSTIFHCFHIIKHKLSSLSTFYLQQQQPKKMDILMNFLPISSKKALLFIILLFCMVSTPLKAVVKSTVSSSSSSSAASSDQRDLITYFKSTRTLLPNPINIPLQNQSRTSKINLFTSSSLDCSSTWNQECSNEILKIAHKKEHVHWIKSIRRKIHEHPELAFQEYQTSKIVRQELNKLEISYKFPMATTGIRAVIGSGQPPFVALRADMDALPIQEAVEWEHKSKIDGKMHACGHDAHVAMLLGAARILKAREKNLKGTVILIFQPAEEAGNGAKSMIKDGALENVEAIFAAHVSHQHPTGVIGSTRGALLAGCGFFRAVINGKTGQASSPHHSIDTLLAASAAVISLQSIVSRESDPLDSQVVSVTSFNGGDSLDVIPETVTLSGTFRAFSRTNFYQLLKRIREGLLRWHRSQQNFLHTQDRTLDL, from the exons ATGATAATTTATCTACTTGAACGATCATCGTTTTCTAAATTATCTTTCATGACTGAGTCAGATTTAAAGTCTATCTATTTTAATAGTAAGTCCACATCGATAAACCTGACCTACTATATGTTACATCAAGAAAAAGCGGATTCAGATGACTCCGATATACTCAAAACACTAAATCCGCCCCTACCTTCAtgctctctctctcacacacactcACACACTCTTCTATTACTTCATCTATCCACTATTTTCCATTGTTTTCATATCATAAAACACAAACTTTCATCTCTCTCTACCTTCtaccttcaacaacaacaaccaaaaaaaatggACATCCTAATGAACTTCCTTCCAATTTCTTCTAAAAAAGCATTACTTTTTATCATACTCCTCTTTTGCATGGTATCTACTCCATTAAAAGCGGTGGTAAAAAGCactgtttcttcttcttcttcttcatctgctGCTTCTTCTGATCAACGCGATTTGATCACATACTTCAAATCCACAAGAACTTTACTACCAAACCCTATAAACATACCCCTTCAAAACCAATCAAGAACATCAAAAATAAACCTCTTTACCTCATCATCATTGGATTGTTCATCAACATGGAACCAAGAATGTTCAAATGAAATTCTCAAAAttgctcataaaaaagaacatgttCATTGGATTAAATCAATTAGGAGAAAAATACATGAACATCCTGAACTTGCTTTTCAAGAATATCAAACTAGCAAAATTGTTCGTCAAGAATTGAACAAGTTAGAAATTTCTTATAAGTTTCCGATGGCTACCACCGGAATCCGAGCTGTCATCGGCTCCGGCCAACCACCATTTGTCGCTCTCCGAGCTGACATGGATGCCCTCCCAATTCAG GAAGCTGTTGAGTGGGAACATAAGAGCAAAATTGATGGTAAAATGCATGCTTGTGGCCATGATGCTCATGTGGCTATGCTCCTTGGTGCGGCTAGAATTTTAAAAGCTCGTGAGAAGAATTTAAAG GGGACAGTGATTCTAATATTTCAACCAGCAGAAGAAGCAGGGAATGGAGCAAAAAGTATGATAAAAGATGGAGCATTGGAAAATGTGGAAGCAATATTTGCTGCACATGTATCACATCAACATCCAACTGGTGTAATTGGTTCAACAAGAGGTGCATTACTTGCTGGCTGTGGTTTTTTTAGAGCTGTCATTAATGGAAAAACAGGTCAAGCTAGCAGTCCCCACCACTCAATTGACACTCTACTTGCTGCTTCTGCTGCTGTTATCAGCTTGCAAAGCATTGTTTCTCGTGAATCTGATCCATTGGACTCTCAG gTGGTGTCAGTAACATCTTTCAATGGTGGAGATAGTCTTGATGTGATACCAGAAACAGTTACACTTAGTGGCACTTTCAGGGCTTTCTCAAGAACCAATTTTTATCAGCTTCTTAAAAGGATAAGAGAG GGCCTATTAAGGTGGCACcgctcccaacagaattttctccatacgcaggatcgaaccctcgacctctga
- the LOC107843881 gene encoding IAA-amino acid hydrolase ILR1-like 6 isoform X1, with product MIIYLLERSSFSKLSFMTESDLKSIYFNSKSTSINLTYYMLHQEKADSDDSDILKTLNPPLPSCSLSHTHSHTLLLLHLSTIFHCFHIIKHKLSSLSTFYLQQQQPKKMDILMNFLPISSKKALLFIILLFCMVSTPLKAVVKSTVSSSSSSSAASSDQRDLITYFKSTRTLLPNPINIPLQNQSRTSKINLFTSSSLDCSSTWNQECSNEILKIAHKKEHVHWIKSIRRKIHEHPELAFQEYQTSKIVRQELNKLEISYKFPMATTGIRAVIGSGQPPFVALRADMDALPIQEAVEWEHKSKIDGKMHACGHDAHVAMLLGAARILKAREKNLKGTVILIFQPAEEAGNGAKSMIKDGALENVEAIFAAHVSHQHPTGVIGSTRGALLAGCGFFRAVINGKTGQASSPHHSIDTLLAASAAVISLQSIVSRESDPLDSQVVSVTSFNGGDSLDVIPETVTLSGTFRAFSRTNFYQLLKRIREVFTEQASVYRCTATVDFFEDNDTIYPPTVNDERMYEHVKKVARDLVGTTNFKVVPPMMGAEDFSFYSEVIPAAFFYIGIRNETLGSIHTGHSPHFMIDEDVLPIGAATHAAIAERYLYEYGS from the exons ATGATAATTTATCTACTTGAACGATCATCGTTTTCTAAATTATCTTTCATGACTGAGTCAGATTTAAAGTCTATCTATTTTAATAGTAAGTCCACATCGATAAACCTGACCTACTATATGTTACATCAAGAAAAAGCGGATTCAGATGACTCCGATATACTCAAAACACTAAATCCGCCCCTACCTTCAtgctctctctctcacacacactcACACACTCTTCTATTACTTCATCTATCCACTATTTTCCATTGTTTTCATATCATAAAACACAAACTTTCATCTCTCTCTACCTTCtaccttcaacaacaacaaccaaaaaaaatggACATCCTAATGAACTTCCTTCCAATTTCTTCTAAAAAAGCATTACTTTTTATCATACTCCTCTTTTGCATGGTATCTACTCCATTAAAAGCGGTGGTAAAAAGCactgtttcttcttcttcttcttcatctgctGCTTCTTCTGATCAACGCGATTTGATCACATACTTCAAATCCACAAGAACTTTACTACCAAACCCTATAAACATACCCCTTCAAAACCAATCAAGAACATCAAAAATAAACCTCTTTACCTCATCATCATTGGATTGTTCATCAACATGGAACCAAGAATGTTCAAATGAAATTCTCAAAAttgctcataaaaaagaacatgttCATTGGATTAAATCAATTAGGAGAAAAATACATGAACATCCTGAACTTGCTTTTCAAGAATATCAAACTAGCAAAATTGTTCGTCAAGAATTGAACAAGTTAGAAATTTCTTATAAGTTTCCGATGGCTACCACCGGAATCCGAGCTGTCATCGGCTCCGGCCAACCACCATTTGTCGCTCTCCGAGCTGACATGGATGCCCTCCCAATTCAG GAAGCTGTTGAGTGGGAACATAAGAGCAAAATTGATGGTAAAATGCATGCTTGTGGCCATGATGCTCATGTGGCTATGCTCCTTGGTGCGGCTAGAATTTTAAAAGCTCGTGAGAAGAATTTAAAG GGGACAGTGATTCTAATATTTCAACCAGCAGAAGAAGCAGGGAATGGAGCAAAAAGTATGATAAAAGATGGAGCATTGGAAAATGTGGAAGCAATATTTGCTGCACATGTATCACATCAACATCCAACTGGTGTAATTGGTTCAACAAGAGGTGCATTACTTGCTGGCTGTGGTTTTTTTAGAGCTGTCATTAATGGAAAAACAGGTCAAGCTAGCAGTCCCCACCACTCAATTGACACTCTACTTGCTGCTTCTGCTGCTGTTATCAGCTTGCAAAGCATTGTTTCTCGTGAATCTGATCCATTGGACTCTCAG gTGGTGTCAGTAACATCTTTCAATGGTGGAGATAGTCTTGATGTGATACCAGAAACAGTTACACTTAGTGGCACTTTCAGGGCTTTCTCAAGAACCAATTTTTATCAGCTTCTTAAAAGGATAAGAGAG GTATTCACAGAACAAGCTAGTGTATACAGATGCACTGCAACTGTAGACTTTTTCGAAGACAATGACACGATCTACCCTCCGACAGTGAACGATGAGAGAATGTACGAGCACGTAAAGAAGGTGGCTCGTGATTTAGTCGGAACGACCAATTTTAAGGTCGTTCCGCCAATGATGGGAGCAGAAGATTTTTCATTCTACTCTGAAGTGATTCCTGCTGCATTTTTCTATATAGGTATAAGGAATGAGACATTAGGGTCAATTCATACTGGACATTCACCACATTTCATGATTGATGAAGATGTATTGCCTATTGGTGCAGCTACGCATGCTGCGATCGCGGAAAGATACCTTTATGAATATGGATCTTGA